Proteins encoded by one window of Chryseobacterium aquaeductus:
- the hemN gene encoding oxygen-independent coproporphyrinogen III oxidase, whose product MNSLIDKYNIPGPRYTSYPTVPYWDESTFLPEKWKETVIRSFKETNSKEGISIYIHLPFCEALCTFCACHKRITKQHSVEIPYLESVLKEWNLYLQLFNEKPKLKELHLGGGTPTFFSPQNLKTLLEGIFSTVEIAEHPEFSFEGHPNNTTREHLQTLYDLGFRRASFGVQDYDLKVQKAINRIQPFEKVKEVTEIAREIGYTGVSHDLVFGLPHQSWEAMEHTIRKTMELKPDRLAFYSYAHVPWIKGVGQRGFDENDLPSGEEKRRLYEDGKRLLEELGYIEVGMDHFSLEHDDLYQSLIHKKLHRNFMGYTSSNTQLMVGLGMSAISDSWYAFAQNVKTVEEYQKTVEEGVIPVVKGHILSEEDLIVRRHILNLMCQLETTFDNQNTFPELENAFEMLKEMEKDGLVEIYDNQIKITEKGRAFTRNVAMVFDLRMMRNKPETRIFSMTI is encoded by the coding sequence ATGAACTCTTTAATCGATAAATACAATATTCCCGGACCTCGTTACACTTCTTATCCTACCGTTCCTTACTGGGATGAAAGCACTTTTTTGCCTGAAAAATGGAAAGAAACAGTGATCAGGTCTTTCAAAGAAACAAATTCAAAAGAAGGAATTTCTATCTACATTCATTTGCCTTTTTGCGAGGCATTATGCACTTTTTGTGCCTGCCACAAACGAATCACAAAACAGCACAGCGTAGAAATTCCGTATCTGGAAAGTGTGTTGAAAGAATGGAATCTTTATCTTCAGCTTTTTAATGAAAAGCCTAAATTAAAGGAACTTCATTTGGGAGGAGGAACTCCAACATTTTTTTCTCCACAGAATCTGAAAACTTTGTTGGAAGGAATTTTTTCAACGGTTGAAATTGCCGAACATCCTGAGTTTTCGTTCGAAGGACATCCGAACAATACAACCAGAGAGCATTTGCAGACTTTGTATGATTTAGGTTTCAGAAGAGCGAGTTTTGGTGTTCAGGATTATGATTTGAAGGTACAGAAAGCAATTAACAGAATTCAGCCTTTTGAAAAAGTAAAAGAAGTTACCGAAATTGCAAGGGAAATAGGATACACAGGCGTAAGTCATGATTTGGTGTTCGGACTTCCGCATCAAAGTTGGGAAGCAATGGAACACACCATCAGAAAAACGATGGAACTGAAACCTGATCGTTTGGCATTCTATTCTTACGCTCATGTCCCTTGGATAAAAGGTGTTGGACAAAGAGGTTTTGATGAAAATGATCTGCCAAGTGGCGAAGAAAAACGCCGCCTTTACGAAGACGGAAAAAGACTTTTGGAAGAACTTGGTTATATTGAAGTAGGTATGGATCATTTTTCTCTGGAACACGATGATTTGTATCAATCTTTGATTCACAAAAAGCTTCACAGAAATTTCATGGGATATACTTCGAGCAATACGCAGCTAATGGTAGGTTTGGGAATGTCTGCAATTTCAGATTCTTGGTATGCTTTTGCGCAGAATGTAAAAACGGTGGAAGAATATCAAAAAACGGTAGAAGAAGGTGTAATTCCGGTTGTGAAAGGTCATATTTTGAGTGAAGAAGATTTGATTGTAAGAAGACATATTTTAAATTTAATGTGTCAGCTTGAAACGACTTTTGATAATCAAAATACTTTTCCGGAGCTTGAAAATGCTTTTGAAATGCTGAAAGAAATGGAGAAAGATGGGTTGGTGGAAATTTATGATAATCAAATAAAAATCACTGAAAAGGGGAGAGCTTTTACCAGAAATGTTGCTATGGTTTTTGATCTCAGAATGATGAGAAACAAACCGGAAACGAGAATTTTCTCAATGACGATCTAG
- a CDS encoding PQQ-dependent sugar dehydrogenase — translation MKKLLLSAILLSAICFNAQSFTLTQFATGLSSPVEITHANDSRLFVVQQNGIIKIIQPNGTVNAADFLNISSKVNFGGERGLLGLAFHPQYATNGYFFVYYNNSAGNIIVARYSVSTTNPNVANDTTEKIILNIPKPFDNHNGGSMHFAPDGNLWVVTGDGGSGGDPNNNGQNKNSLLGKMLRIDINSTGPYNIPTGNPFVGAGIDGADEVWSYGLRNAWKFSFDRTVGNVMIADVGQNAIEEINNMPVATAGLNYGWRCYEGNNAYNTAGCAPSSSMTFPVSVYDHSGGKCSVTGGYVYRGTVSPGLQGKYFFADFCSQQIGTLDLASNVITWTPAFTNNSFSTFGEDNQKELYVAAINNGTIYKITSSTLGVQDSTFKEFRIHPNPAHERVFVEGLLTKNAQVELISTEGKKVIDSVKLDSENSFDVTGITPGVYYINIKSQDLKEFSQKLIIK, via the coding sequence ATGAAAAAACTACTACTCTCGGCAATTTTATTATCTGCCATATGTTTTAACGCACAAAGTTTTACACTTACGCAGTTTGCAACAGGTTTATCAAGTCCTGTTGAGATTACTCACGCAAACGATAGCCGTTTGTTTGTAGTACAGCAAAACGGAATCATTAAAATCATTCAGCCAAACGGTACGGTGAATGCAGCTGACTTCCTGAATATCAGTTCTAAAGTGAATTTCGGAGGAGAAAGAGGTCTCTTAGGTCTAGCCTTCCACCCACAATATGCAACCAACGGATATTTTTTTGTTTACTATAACAATTCTGCAGGAAACATCATTGTAGCAAGATATTCGGTGAGCACTACCAACCCAAATGTGGCAAATGATACAACGGAAAAAATAATTCTGAATATTCCTAAGCCATTTGATAATCACAACGGAGGAAGTATGCATTTTGCTCCAGATGGAAATTTGTGGGTCGTGACGGGTGATGGCGGAAGCGGCGGTGACCCTAATAATAACGGTCAGAATAAAAATTCTCTTTTAGGAAAAATGCTAAGAATTGACATCAACTCTACTGGTCCGTATAATATTCCTACAGGAAATCCCTTTGTAGGAGCAGGAATTGACGGCGCAGACGAAGTGTGGTCTTACGGTTTACGAAATGCCTGGAAGTTTTCGTTTGACCGTACGGTAGGAAATGTCATGATCGCAGATGTGGGTCAAAATGCAATAGAAGAAATTAACAATATGCCTGTAGCTACAGCTGGTCTTAATTATGGTTGGCGTTGCTACGAAGGAAATAACGCTTACAATACAGCTGGCTGTGCACCTTCTTCATCAATGACTTTCCCGGTTTCTGTCTATGATCATTCAGGAGGAAAATGCTCTGTTACTGGTGGTTATGTTTACCGAGGAACTGTATCTCCGGGTCTTCAGGGAAAATACTTCTTTGCAGATTTTTGTTCTCAGCAGATCGGAACATTAGATTTAGCTTCCAATGTAATTACTTGGACGCCAGCTTTTACTAATAATAGTTTTTCTACGTTTGGAGAAGATAACCAAAAGGAATTATATGTTGCGGCTATAAATAATGGTACCATTTACAAAATTACATCTTCTACTCTTGGTGTGCAGGATAGTACATTTAAAGAATTCAGAATTCATCCAAATCCTGCTCATGAAAGAGTTTTTGTGGAAGGATTACTGACTAAGAATGCCCAAGTAGAACTGATAAGTACAGAAGGCAAAAAAGTGATCGACAGTGTAAAGTTGGATAGCGAAAACAGCTTCGATGTAACAGGAATTACACCCGGAGTTTATTACATCAACATAAAATCTCAAGATTTAAAAGAATTTAGTCAGAAATTAATAATTAAATAA
- a CDS encoding WD40/YVTN/BNR-like repeat-containing protein: MTKLLPTLFLFFGSFLLAQKVSFETLLNDKISIRAIEIWDGKVWYSGTDSKFGYVGLKNPKKQKQIKLSDKKLQFRTLAQDKKSFYAINIESPAYFFKVDKKTLNHEVIYTDTVKTAFYDALAFDGENGVALGDPYGKCMNILVTTNSGKDWVTLPCKKEYEIGNEEAAFAASNTNIYLNNKEFWFVTGGKKSRQFYSYNMGEKLFGKELNFVNGTTSTGIYSMDLDSKTRFGIAVGGDYTKQDANINNLATTHNGGETWENQASGKNAGYTTCVKIKPNSKGKEIITVGDRHISYSSDFGKTWKKISDEKGLYVCEWIDNNTVVFAGKDRIVKMNLKP, encoded by the coding sequence ATGACAAAACTTTTACCAACCCTTTTTTTATTTTTTGGATCCTTTCTTCTTGCCCAAAAGGTGAGTTTTGAAACCTTGTTAAATGATAAAATCAGCATCAGAGCTATAGAAATCTGGGATGGCAAAGTTTGGTACAGCGGAACTGATTCAAAATTCGGATATGTAGGTTTAAAAAATCCAAAGAAGCAAAAGCAGATCAAATTATCTGACAAGAAATTGCAATTCAGAACTTTGGCGCAGGATAAAAAATCGTTTTATGCAATTAACATTGAAAGTCCAGCTTATTTTTTTAAGGTTGATAAAAAAACTTTAAATCATGAAGTTATTTATACTGATACAGTGAAAACCGCTTTTTATGATGCACTTGCATTTGACGGAGAAAATGGCGTTGCTTTGGGAGACCCTTATGGAAAATGCATGAATATTCTTGTCACTACAAACAGTGGAAAAGATTGGGTAACTCTACCCTGTAAAAAGGAATATGAGATTGGAAATGAGGAAGCAGCTTTTGCAGCGAGTAATACTAATATTTATCTCAACAACAAAGAATTTTGGTTTGTAACAGGCGGTAAAAAATCAAGACAATTTTATTCGTATAACATGGGTGAAAAGTTATTTGGAAAAGAATTGAATTTCGTTAACGGGACAACCTCCACAGGGATTTATAGTATGGATTTAGATAGTAAAACTAGATTCGGCATTGCAGTCGGTGGCGATTACACAAAACAAGACGCCAATATCAATAATCTTGCAACTACTCACAATGGTGGCGAAACCTGGGAAAATCAGGCTTCCGGAAAAAACGCCGGATATACGACTTGTGTGAAAATAAAACCAAATTCAAAAGGAAAAGAAATTATTACAGTTGGAGATCGACACATCAGCTACTCTTCAGATTTTGGAAAAACCTGGAAGAAAATCTCTGATGAAAAAGGTCTTTATGTATGTGAATGGATTGACAATAATACAGTTGTTTTTGCAGGAAAAGACCGAATTGTAAAAATGAATTTGAAGCCATAG